One window from the genome of Rufibacter tibetensis encodes:
- a CDS encoding B12-binding domain-containing radical SAM protein yields the protein MTTAPKILLITPPLTQLNTPYPATAYIKGFLRDRGFNVTQADFGLELVLRLFSRKGLNQVFQTILDGTYELSDNSQRMLRLRKSYLDTIEPVIRFLQGRDSTLAHPIALGSFLPEASRFLQLADLEEAFGTMGITDRARHLATLYLEDLADLIKETVCPHFGFSRYADKLAMSATSFDPLEAELQTAPNLVDQMLLDLLDQRMQEVQPDVVGFTVPFPGNLYGALRLAQLIKQKYPHVKTLMGGGYPNTELRSLREPRIFNYIDFITLDDGEGPWLKLLEHFQDQRSVEQLQRTFLLLDGEVQYLNAATDADIPHTEVGTPDYSDLKLHEYLSVVEVLNPMHRLWSDGRWNKLTIAHGCYWKRCSFCDITLDYISRYETAPATLLVDRIEQIIAQTGQTGFHFVDEAAPPLALRDLAIELLRRGVKITWWGNIRFEKTFSADLCRLLAASGCIAVSGGLEVASDRLLAKMEKGVSIAQVARVTRDFTAAGIMVHAYLMYGFPTQTAQETMDSLEVVRQLFEQNVIQSGYWHRFSMTAHSPVGKNPEKYGVVKVGPEPGLFADNDLWHEDPQGADHELFGAGLAKALYNYMHGIGLDEPLSFWFDFKVPRASHPKNMIAQAVEAIGKPDSEKQNLRVLWLGNAPELEVVTKTKKGRTFHNALLTFTEKTEEYEIRTTPEIGQWLHTWLTRLAEDYGTKFLLKDMAADYPEGQMFTFQEFLITDTWLDLRERGLLVV from the coding sequence TTGACCACCGCTCCCAAAATCCTGCTCATCACGCCGCCGCTTACGCAGCTGAACACGCCTTATCCTGCCACAGCCTACATCAAAGGTTTTCTGCGTGACCGGGGATTTAACGTGACTCAGGCTGATTTTGGACTGGAGTTGGTCTTGCGCCTGTTCTCCCGTAAAGGACTGAACCAGGTTTTTCAAACCATTCTGGACGGCACCTATGAACTGTCAGACAACAGCCAACGGATGCTGCGCCTTCGTAAATCGTACCTGGATACTATTGAACCGGTCATCCGTTTTCTACAAGGCCGCGACAGCACCCTGGCGCATCCTATTGCCCTGGGTTCCTTCCTGCCAGAAGCCAGCCGGTTTCTGCAATTGGCTGATCTGGAAGAGGCCTTCGGGACCATGGGCATCACCGATAGAGCCCGGCACTTGGCCACGTTGTACCTAGAAGATTTAGCCGATTTGATCAAGGAAACTGTTTGCCCACACTTCGGTTTCAGCCGCTACGCCGATAAACTGGCCATGAGCGCTACGTCCTTTGACCCGCTGGAAGCAGAGCTGCAAACGGCACCCAACCTGGTGGATCAAATGCTACTGGACCTGCTGGACCAGCGCATGCAGGAAGTACAACCAGATGTGGTGGGTTTCACCGTACCTTTCCCGGGCAACTTGTACGGCGCGTTGCGGTTGGCTCAATTGATCAAGCAGAAGTACCCGCACGTGAAAACGCTGATGGGTGGCGGTTACCCCAATACTGAACTGAGAAGCCTACGCGAACCCCGCATCTTCAACTACATTGACTTCATCACCTTAGATGACGGCGAAGGTCCGTGGTTGAAGCTACTGGAGCATTTCCAGGACCAACGTTCTGTAGAGCAACTCCAACGCACGTTCCTGTTGCTGGACGGCGAAGTGCAATACCTCAACGCCGCCACTGACGCTGATATTCCGCACACCGAAGTAGGCACGCCTGATTACAGCGATTTAAAACTGCATGAATACCTGAGCGTGGTGGAGGTGCTCAACCCCATGCACCGCCTTTGGTCTGATGGCCGCTGGAACAAACTCACCATTGCGCATGGCTGCTACTGGAAGCGCTGTTCTTTTTGCGACATTACCTTAGATTACATCTCCCGCTATGAGACCGCGCCTGCCACCTTGCTGGTGGACCGCATTGAGCAGATTATTGCACAGACGGGACAAACCGGCTTCCATTTTGTGGATGAAGCCGCTCCGCCACTGGCGTTGCGTGACCTAGCCATTGAACTGCTGCGCCGGGGTGTGAAGATTACCTGGTGGGGCAACATCCGTTTTGAGAAAACCTTCTCCGCTGATTTATGCCGTTTGCTGGCGGCCAGTGGTTGTATAGCAGTGTCCGGTGGATTGGAAGTTGCTTCTGACCGTCTATTGGCGAAGATGGAGAAAGGCGTGAGCATTGCCCAAGTGGCGCGTGTAACGCGTGACTTCACCGCCGCTGGCATTATGGTGCACGCCTACCTGATGTACGGCTTCCCTACCCAAACCGCGCAAGAGACCATGGACTCCCTGGAAGTAGTGCGCCAGCTTTTTGAACAGAATGTCATTCAATCGGGCTACTGGCACCGGTTCTCTATGACGGCGCACAGCCCGGTAGGCAAGAACCCTGAAAAATACGGCGTGGTGAAAGTAGGTCCTGAACCCGGCTTGTTCGCTGACAATGACTTGTGGCACGAAGACCCGCAGGGTGCCGATCATGAGCTTTTTGGGGCTGGTTTAGCAAAAGCGCTGTATAACTACATGCACGGCATTGGGTTGGATGAACCGCTTTCCTTCTGGTTTGACTTTAAGGTGCCCCGTGCCTCCCACCCGAAGAATATGATTGCCCAAGCAGTAGAAGCTATCGGCAAACCGGATTCTGAAAAGCAGAACCTGCGCGTGTTGTGGTTAGGCAATGCGCCTGAGCTAGAAGTGGTGACCAAAACCAAGAAAGGCCGCACTTTCCACAATGCCCTGCTCACCTTCACCGAGAAAACAGAGGAATACGAAATCCGGACCACCCCGGAAATTGGCCAATGGCTGCATACCTGGCTCACCCGCCTGGCAGAGGATTACGGCACCAAATTCCTGCTGAAAGACATGGCCGCTGACTATCCCGAAGGCCAGATGTTCACGTTCCAGGAGTTCCTGATCACTGATACCTGGCTGGATTTGCGGGAGCGTGGATTGTTGGTAGTGTAA